One genomic window of Indioceanicola profundi includes the following:
- a CDS encoding alpha/beta hydrolase: MRPFAASAALFAMLAGGLPAGAEQVSRDQDGLTVYGELELAEGKSLTDGLTLMLHGTMGHSGMEIMQAFQERLAERGHSSLAVTLSLGLNGREGFYDCAEPSTHRQVDALAELAGWIEWLKSQDAGPVALLGHSRGGNQVARYLAEAPDPLVTKAILVAPTGLPQGDEVEPLLELAAEQPDDAMLTAPKFLNCTDTHVSAGAIRGYYQDDGRYDTPALLTQIDIPVLMLAASDDSMVPDLPERMQAVTAEKVTFQVIEGDHFFRDFAADDAADAIDAFLAQ, encoded by the coding sequence ATGCGCCCCTTCGCCGCCAGCGCCGCCCTTTTCGCCATGCTCGCCGGCGGCCTCCCCGCCGGGGCGGAGCAGGTGTCGCGCGACCAGGATGGTCTGACGGTTTATGGGGAACTTGAACTGGCGGAGGGCAAGAGCCTGACTGACGGGCTCACGCTCATGCTCCACGGCACGATGGGCCACAGCGGCATGGAGATCATGCAGGCGTTCCAGGAGCGTCTCGCCGAACGCGGGCACAGCAGTCTGGCCGTGACACTGTCACTGGGGCTGAACGGGCGGGAGGGCTTCTATGACTGCGCCGAACCCAGCACCCACCGGCAGGTGGATGCCCTGGCCGAACTTGCCGGCTGGATCGAGTGGCTGAAAAGCCAGGATGCCGGTCCGGTGGCGCTGCTGGGGCACAGCCGCGGCGGCAATCAGGTCGCCCGCTATCTGGCTGAGGCGCCGGACCCGCTGGTCACCAAAGCCATCCTGGTGGCGCCGACAGGCCTGCCGCAGGGCGATGAGGTCGAGCCCCTCCTGGAGTTGGCGGCGGAGCAGCCGGACGATGCCATGTTGACCGCGCCCAAATTCCTGAACTGTACGGACACCCATGTCAGCGCCGGGGCGATCCGCGGTTATTACCAGGATGACGGCCGCTATGACACGCCGGCCCTGCTGACGCAGATCGACATACCGGTGCTGATGCTGGCCGCCAGCGACGACAGCATGGTGCCCGACCTGCCGGAGCGGATGCAGGCGGTCACAGCGGAGAAGGTGACGTTCCAGGTGATCGAAGGCGATCACTTCTTCCGTGACTTCGCAGCCGACGATGCTGCCGATGCCATAGACGCCTTCCTGGCCCAGTAA
- a CDS encoding heavy metal translocating P-type ATPase, which yields MSAMPADTAVRHAAPDPVRLDFAVQGMTCASCAGRVEKALRKVPGVTEAAVNIATEHASVAVERSQADPAGLAAAVTKAGYTPVNSMVELKVRGMTCTSCVGRVEKALKRVPGVLDAQVNLATETATVTMLGTDPDALIRAVEKAGYEAAPVAPDADASEDAEDRRRVTAERNHVILAALLTAPLALPMLLQAVGIHVMPPGWLQFLLATPVQFWLGWRFYVAGWKAVRAGAGNMDLLVAIGTSAAWGLSTWELAATLPSPGAMLPHLYYEASAVVITLVLLGKYLEGRAKRQTTAAIRALAALRPDRARILRGGAEVEVPVGEVRIGDRVLIRPGERIPVDGAVVEGASHVDESMLTGESLPVAKEAGSKVAGGAVNGEGRLVVETTAIGAETMLSRIIRLVESAQAAKAPLQRLVDRVSAVFVPVVLGIAALTLLGWLMAGATAEFAIVAAVSVLVIACPCALGLATPTAIMAGTGVAARAGVLIKDAEALERAQAVDTIVFDKTGTLTEGKPSLVALLPAPGLERAELLRLAGAVQSGSEHPLADAVRRTASAEGVALPSATDLKALPGRGVSALVDGRELRLGSTRLMEEMGVELSPLRAEADRLAADGRTVSWLAEAGSNRLLGLMGFGDAVKAGAAEAVARLNADGIRTVLLTGDNKGSAAAAARTLGIAEVIAEVLPEDKAATVERLKAEGRTVGMVGDGVNDAPALAAAHVGLAMGSGTDVAMHAAGITLMRGDPALVPDALAISRRTYAKIRQNLFWAFVYNALGIPLAALGLLSPVLAGAAMAFSSVSVVTNALLLRRWKPGRR from the coding sequence ATGTCCGCCATGCCCGCCGATACCGCCGTAAGACACGCGGCCCCCGATCCTGTCCGACTGGACTTCGCGGTCCAAGGAATGACCTGCGCCTCCTGCGCCGGGCGGGTGGAGAAGGCGCTGAGGAAGGTTCCCGGCGTGACGGAGGCCGCGGTGAACATCGCGACCGAACATGCCTCCGTCGCCGTCGAACGGTCGCAGGCCGATCCCGCCGGTCTGGCGGCCGCCGTGACCAAGGCCGGCTACACGCCGGTAAACAGCATGGTCGAGCTGAAGGTGCGCGGCATGACCTGCACCTCCTGCGTGGGCCGGGTGGAAAAGGCCCTGAAAAGGGTTCCCGGCGTGCTGGACGCGCAGGTGAATCTCGCAACCGAGACCGCCACGGTCACAATGCTCGGCACCGATCCGGACGCCCTGATCCGCGCGGTGGAGAAGGCCGGCTACGAAGCGGCCCCGGTCGCACCCGATGCCGACGCGTCCGAGGATGCGGAGGACCGGCGCCGTGTCACGGCGGAGCGGAACCATGTCATCCTTGCCGCCCTGCTGACCGCCCCGCTGGCCCTGCCCATGCTGCTGCAGGCCGTGGGCATCCATGTCATGCCGCCGGGCTGGCTGCAGTTCCTGCTGGCGACACCGGTGCAGTTCTGGCTGGGCTGGCGCTTCTATGTGGCCGGCTGGAAGGCGGTGCGCGCGGGGGCCGGCAACATGGACCTGCTGGTCGCCATCGGCACCAGTGCGGCCTGGGGCCTGTCCACCTGGGAGCTGGCGGCCACCCTGCCCAGCCCCGGCGCCATGCTGCCCCACCTCTATTACGAGGCCTCCGCCGTCGTCATCACGCTGGTGCTGCTGGGCAAGTATCTGGAGGGGCGGGCCAAGCGGCAGACCACGGCCGCCATCCGCGCCCTGGCGGCCCTCCGGCCCGACCGGGCCCGCATCCTGCGCGGCGGGGCGGAGGTGGAGGTGCCCGTGGGCGAGGTCCGCATCGGCGACCGCGTGCTGATCCGCCCCGGTGAGCGCATTCCCGTGGACGGAGCCGTCGTGGAGGGAGCCTCCCATGTGGATGAAAGCATGCTGACCGGCGAGAGCCTGCCGGTGGCGAAGGAGGCCGGTTCCAAGGTGGCCGGCGGTGCCGTCAATGGCGAGGGCCGGCTGGTGGTGGAGACCACCGCCATCGGGGCGGAGACGATGCTGTCCCGCATCATCCGGCTGGTGGAAAGCGCCCAGGCCGCCAAGGCCCCGCTTCAGCGGCTGGTGGACCGGGTCAGCGCGGTGTTCGTGCCGGTGGTCCTGGGCATCGCCGCCCTGACCCTGCTGGGCTGGTTGATGGCCGGGGCGACGGCGGAGTTCGCCATCGTGGCCGCCGTCAGCGTGCTGGTCATCGCCTGCCCCTGCGCCCTTGGCCTTGCCACCCCCACCGCCATCATGGCCGGCACCGGCGTGGCCGCGCGGGCCGGCGTGCTGATCAAGGATGCGGAGGCGCTGGAACGGGCGCAGGCGGTGGACACCATCGTCTTCGACAAGACCGGCACCCTGACGGAAGGCAAGCCCTCCCTGGTCGCCCTGCTCCCCGCCCCCGGGCTGGAGCGGGCGGAGCTTCTGCGCCTCGCCGGCGCCGTCCAGTCCGGCAGCGAGCATCCGCTGGCCGACGCCGTGCGCCGCACCGCAAGCGCGGAAGGCGTCGCCCTGCCGTCCGCCACCGACCTGAAGGCGCTTCCCGGCCGCGGCGTTTCCGCTTTGGTGGATGGCCGTGAACTGCGTCTCGGCAGCACCCGGCTGATGGAGGAGATGGGCGTCGAGCTGTCGCCGTTACGGGCCGAGGCCGACAGGCTGGCCGCCGATGGCCGTACCGTCTCCTGGCTGGCGGAAGCCGGGAGCAACCGGCTGCTGGGCCTGATGGGATTCGGCGACGCGGTGAAGGCGGGAGCCGCGGAGGCGGTGGCGCGCCTGAACGCCGACGGCATCCGCACGGTGCTGCTGACCGGCGACAACAAGGGCAGCGCCGCCGCCGCCGCCCGCACGCTGGGCATCGCGGAGGTGATCGCGGAGGTGCTGCCGGAGGACAAGGCGGCGACGGTGGAGCGGCTGAAGGCGGAGGGGCGCACGGTCGGCATGGTGGGCGACGGCGTCAACGACGCCCCGGCGCTTGCAGCCGCCCATGTCGGCCTTGCCATGGGCAGCGGTACGGACGTGGCCATGCATGCGGCCGGCATCACCCTGATGCGGGGCGATCCGGCGCTGGTGCCGGATGCGCTCGCCATCTCCCGCCGCACCTATGCGAAGATCCGGCAGAACCTGTTCTGGGCCTTCGTCTACAATGCGCTGGGCATTCCGCTGGCCGCCCTGGGCCTGCTCTCGCCGGTGCTGGCCGGTGCGGCGATGGCCTTTTCCAGCGTCAGCGTGGTGACGAACGCGCTGCTGCTCCGCCGGTGGAAGCCGGGCCGGCGTTGA
- a CDS encoding metallophosphoesterase — MLNRRDFLQVAAAAATLMGTGAGGLARAAAAGAITQDGLLRFPALGNVTLLHVTDIHGQLNPLYFREPAVNLGVGEAAGLPPHLTGRDFLEKFEIKAGSPEAYALTSEDFVQLARHYGKVGGLDRLATLVKAIRAERGDKVLLLDGGDSLQGSWGALQTRGGDMARALKALGVEASTGHWEFTYGADRVPELAEELGCPFLCGNVRDTEWEEDVFEGTASFERGGVKIAVIGQAFPYTPVANPRWMIPEWSFGIREELVRERVEKARAAGAELVVLLSHNGFDVDRKLASRVEGIDVILTAHTHDALPVAVREGKTLLIASGSHGKYLSRLDLDVRAAR; from the coding sequence ATGCTGAACCGACGCGACTTCCTGCAGGTGGCGGCCGCCGCGGCGACCCTGATGGGCACCGGTGCGGGCGGTCTGGCCCGCGCCGCGGCCGCGGGCGCCATCACGCAGGACGGGCTGCTGCGGTTTCCGGCCCTGGGCAATGTCACCCTGCTGCATGTCACCGACATTCACGGCCAGTTGAACCCGCTCTATTTCCGGGAGCCGGCAGTCAATCTCGGAGTCGGCGAGGCGGCGGGCCTGCCGCCCCATCTCACCGGGCGGGATTTCCTGGAGAAGTTCGAGATCAAGGCCGGCAGCCCGGAAGCCTATGCCCTCACCTCCGAGGATTTCGTTCAGCTTGCCCGCCACTACGGAAAGGTCGGCGGGTTGGACCGGCTGGCCACGCTGGTCAAGGCAATCCGGGCGGAGCGTGGGGACAAGGTGCTGCTGCTGGATGGCGGCGACAGCCTGCAGGGCTCCTGGGGTGCGCTCCAGACCCGGGGCGGCGACATGGCCCGGGCGCTGAAGGCGCTGGGCGTGGAGGCCAGTACAGGCCATTGGGAATTCACCTATGGCGCCGACCGCGTGCCGGAGCTGGCGGAGGAGCTGGGTTGCCCCTTCCTGTGCGGTAACGTCCGCGATACGGAGTGGGAGGAGGATGTCTTCGAGGGCACGGCGAGTTTCGAGCGCGGCGGCGTGAAGATCGCCGTGATCGGCCAGGCCTTCCCCTATACCCCCGTCGCAAACCCGCGCTGGATGATCCCGGAATGGTCCTTCGGCATCCGGGAGGAGCTGGTGCGGGAGCGGGTGGAGAAGGCCCGCGCCGCCGGGGCGGAGCTTGTCGTGCTGCTGTCCCACAACGGCTTCGACGTGGACCGCAAGCTGGCGAGCCGGGTGGAGGGAATCGACGTCATCCTGACCGCCCATACCCATGACGCCCTGCCCGTCGCGGTGCGGGAGGGGAAGACGCTGCTGATCGCGTCGGGCAGCCATGGCAAGTACCTGTCCCGCCTGGACCTGGATGTCCGGGCGGCGAGGTGA
- a CDS encoding RluA family pseudouridine synthase, producing MAGIIPTRYKRHLSRPAGSPMPYTAEEMRARILHLDPETMIFDKPPGLPVHFGTKTVEHLEEYLPLIAFDSPEPPRLAHRLDKDTSGCLVLARSAAAANRLGHLFMRGLVDKTYWAVVVGRPAGREGQIDMPLLKVTIPGCSKVVVTPEGKPSLTDWRLMGTDGRLSWLELKPRTGRMHQIRAHCAYAGFPILGDPIYGPEQPPPVPLHLLAREVSLPDGPPGTPPVNAKAPPPPHMAAALAGLGWETPGTLE from the coding sequence ATGGCCGGGATCATCCCGACACGCTATAAGCGGCACCTGTCCCGCCCTGCAGGTTCCCCGATGCCCTATACCGCGGAGGAGATGCGCGCCCGCATCCTCCACCTCGATCCCGAGACGATGATCTTCGACAAGCCGCCCGGCCTGCCGGTTCATTTCGGTACCAAAACGGTCGAGCATCTGGAGGAATATCTGCCCCTGATCGCCTTCGACAGCCCGGAACCGCCGCGGCTGGCCCACCGGCTGGACAAGGATACCAGCGGCTGCCTGGTGCTGGCGCGCAGTGCCGCGGCCGCCAACCGGCTGGGGCATCTGTTCATGCGCGGGTTGGTGGACAAGACCTACTGGGCGGTGGTGGTGGGGCGTCCGGCGGGGCGGGAGGGCCAGATCGACATGCCGCTGCTGAAGGTCACCATCCCCGGCTGCTCCAAGGTCGTGGTGACGCCGGAGGGCAAGCCCTCCCTCACCGACTGGCGGCTGATGGGCACGGATGGCAGGCTGTCCTGGCTGGAGCTGAAGCCGCGGACGGGGCGCATGCACCAGATCCGAGCGCATTGCGCCTATGCCGGCTTCCCGATCCTGGGCGATCCGATCTACGGGCCGGAGCAGCCGCCGCCCGTGCCGCTGCATCTGCTGGCGCGTGAGGTCAGCCTGCCAGACGGCCCGCCCGGCACCCCGCCGGTAAACGCAAAAGCCCCGCCGCCGCCGCATATGGCGGCAGCGCTGGCGGGGCTGGGATGGGAGACGCCGGGAACGCTCGAATAA
- the soxA gene encoding sulfur oxidation c-type cytochrome SoxA, whose amino-acid sequence MHPHTRSIGVAFRKALQASAVTLLALGPVGLAGSAVAKDLGEVPMVTEGSAAQAPWTRYKGWTNNSWDKYNTLADTSRTPAPPAGPVKEIDAPLNGDAANGKKLAFDRSRGGGCLACHVMGPETAELPGNVGVDLSQIGATNPDEEYLFNYIWDPRAYNPESVMPPWGAHGFYSEQEVADMVAFLKTLKTPATFKNELDDPSKRPLPVEDRDWTDPFVNPAAEAFDTGPELFAMDGPNGKSCASCHANPDALKGWAVTMPKYHKGMDKMIGVEEFVARHAKATTGADWIMQTSENLHMSIYLRSLSNGMPIKVDVSSLGPKAAMERATKMVNTKVGQLNFACVDCHSPDKGANKWIRGQYLGETAGQIPHFPTWRTSRNEIWDIRKRLQWCNIQVRADELPPDAKEYADLELYVTAASNGLPMESPGIRH is encoded by the coding sequence ATGCACCCACATACGCGCTCGATTGGCGTGGCGTTCCGAAAGGCGCTGCAGGCGTCGGCCGTCACCCTTCTCGCCCTTGGCCCGGTCGGGCTGGCGGGTTCGGCCGTGGCCAAGGACCTCGGCGAGGTTCCCATGGTGACGGAGGGCTCGGCCGCCCAGGCCCCCTGGACGCGCTACAAGGGTTGGACCAACAACAGTTGGGATAAGTACAACACCCTGGCGGATACCAGCCGCACCCCCGCCCCGCCCGCCGGCCCGGTGAAAGAGATCGATGCGCCGCTGAACGGCGATGCCGCCAATGGCAAGAAGCTGGCCTTCGACCGCTCCCGCGGCGGCGGCTGCCTTGCCTGCCATGTGATGGGGCCGGAGACTGCGGAACTGCCGGGCAATGTCGGCGTGGACCTGTCCCAGATCGGGGCCACCAACCCGGATGAGGAGTATCTGTTCAACTACATCTGGGACCCGCGCGCCTACAACCCCGAGTCCGTGATGCCGCCCTGGGGTGCGCACGGCTTCTATTCGGAGCAGGAGGTCGCCGACATGGTGGCCTTCCTGAAGACGCTGAAGACGCCGGCCACCTTCAAGAACGAGCTGGACGACCCGTCAAAGCGCCCCCTGCCCGTCGAGGACCGCGACTGGACCGACCCGTTCGTGAACCCGGCGGCGGAGGCGTTCGATACGGGGCCCGAGCTGTTCGCCATGGATGGGCCGAACGGCAAATCCTGTGCGAGCTGCCACGCCAATCCCGATGCCCTGAAGGGCTGGGCCGTGACCATGCCCAAGTACCACAAGGGCATGGACAAGATGATCGGGGTGGAGGAATTCGTGGCCCGGCATGCCAAGGCCACGACCGGCGCGGACTGGATCATGCAGACCAGCGAGAACCTGCATATGTCCATCTATCTGCGGTCGCTCTCCAACGGCATGCCGATCAAGGTCGACGTGTCGAGCCTGGGTCCGAAGGCGGCCATGGAGCGCGCGACGAAGATGGTGAACACCAAGGTCGGCCAGTTGAATTTCGCCTGCGTGGACTGCCACAGCCCGGACAAGGGCGCCAACAAGTGGATTCGCGGCCAGTATCTGGGTGAGACCGCCGGGCAGATTCCGCACTTCCCGACCTGGCGCACCAGCCGGAACGAGATCTGGGACATCCGCAAGCGCCTGCAATGGTGCAACATCCAGGTCCGCGCCGATGAGCTACCGCCCGACGCCAAGGAATATGCGGACCTAGAACTCTACGTCACAGCAGCCAGCAACGGGCTGCCCATGGAATCGCCGGGCATCCGGCACTAG
- a CDS encoding cold-shock protein, giving the protein MTIGTVKFFNSTKGFGFIQPEDGSADVFVHISAVERAGLGNLSEGQKVSFDAVMDSRRGKSAAENLRAV; this is encoded by the coding sequence ATGACAATCGGCACTGTAAAGTTTTTCAATTCCACCAAGGGCTTCGGTTTCATTCAGCCGGAAGATGGATCGGCCGACGTGTTCGTCCACATCTCCGCGGTTGAGCGCGCCGGGCTGGGAAATCTGAGCGAAGGCCAGAAGGTTTCCTTCGACGCCGTGATGGACTCCCGCCGGGGCAAGTCCGCCGCAGAGAATCTGCGCGCCGTCTGA
- a CDS encoding DUF6675 family protein — MIRLPRHACSCGALLLCCLALATPLPATAVEPTTEPPPVSCDVGPAPSATAAPTVRLWMEGEDADDWIPPPCTGWTEPGYRVLVELTGTIPADGDTDALLAQLGAVSGMRGLKYWSVSDQAWQILVIDSSALSSPDDEARRGDFTAEELVSEPEQYFVQADNRAGNPVIYRMRLLEAKPDRIALTVENATPIRKLFLTIADAGALQSLHVLERREEGWAYRLLSRTGLGSMGLVTSQPESLVNRAAALYRHFAGLPDTMEPPAAP; from the coding sequence ATGATCCGGCTTCCCCGCCACGCCTGCTCTTGCGGCGCGCTGCTTCTCTGCTGCCTGGCTCTCGCCACCCCTCTCCCTGCCACAGCGGTCGAGCCGACAACGGAGCCTCCGCCCGTTTCCTGCGATGTCGGCCCGGCCCCGTCGGCAACCGCCGCCCCGACCGTGCGGCTCTGGATGGAGGGCGAGGATGCGGATGACTGGATTCCGCCGCCCTGCACCGGCTGGACGGAGCCGGGATACCGCGTTCTCGTCGAGCTGACCGGCACCATCCCCGCCGACGGGGACACGGACGCGCTGCTGGCGCAGCTTGGCGCCGTATCCGGGATGCGCGGCCTGAAATACTGGTCGGTCAGCGATCAGGCATGGCAGATCCTGGTCATCGACTCCTCCGCTCTTTCCAGCCCCGATGACGAGGCGCGGCGCGGGGATTTCACGGCGGAGGAGCTGGTTTCGGAACCGGAACAATATTTTGTTCAGGCCGACAACCGGGCCGGCAATCCCGTGATCTACCGGATGCGGCTGCTGGAGGCGAAGCCGGATCGGATCGCCTTGACGGTCGAGAATGCGACCCCGATCCGCAAGCTGTTCCTGACCATCGCCGATGCCGGCGCGCTTCAGTCCCTGCATGTGCTGGAGCGCCGGGAAGAAGGCTGGGCCTACCGCCTGCTTTCCCGCACCGGGCTGGGCAGCATGGGGTTGGTGACCAGCCAGCCGGAAAGCCTGGTCAACCGCGCTGCCGCACTGTACCGCCACTTTGCGGGGCTGCCCGACACGATGGAACCTCCGGCGGCTCCCTGA
- a CDS encoding DUF6481 family protein — protein MKNAPNSNFNDRLNAAAQARKAVMERIGSMPRADDPALLARQAERQAKRAAREEEAKARRIARAEAQAAEAARLEAAQAAEAAARAAEAADSAAKAEALLAEQKAARDARYAARKARAK, from the coding sequence TTGAAGAACGCGCCTAATTCGAATTTCAATGACCGTCTGAACGCCGCCGCCCAGGCCCGCAAGGCCGTGATGGAGCGCATCGGCAGCATGCCCCGCGCCGACGACCCGGCGCTGCTGGCGCGTCAGGCCGAACGCCAGGCCAAGCGCGCCGCGCGTGAGGAAGAGGCCAAGGCCCGGCGGATCGCCCGTGCCGAGGCACAGGCTGCCGAAGCCGCCCGCCTCGAAGCTGCCCAGGCGGCGGAAGCCGCAGCGCGCGCGGCCGAAGCGGCCGACAGCGCAGCGAAGGCCGAAGCGTTGCTGGCCGAGCAGAAGGCCGCCAGGGATGCGCGCTACGCCGCCCGCAAGGCCCGCGCGAAGTAA
- a CDS encoding DsrE family protein, with product MPLLRSMTVLLLVGLMGCAGARAAETVLADPPPSFDNPRHIMLQLTSSDPQMINNILYNAVNLQKFYGQDNVRIAIVAFGAGMEALYEKTTPVKDRITSLQQYDVEFVACGNTLETTGHTEDELIDGVTLVTAGIAEIVERQLRGWIYVRP from the coding sequence ATGCCCCTGTTGCGGTCGATGACTGTGTTGTTGCTGGTCGGGCTCATGGGCTGCGCCGGCGCGCGGGCGGCTGAGACGGTGCTGGCCGACCCGCCGCCGAGTTTCGACAATCCCCGTCACATCATGCTGCAACTCACCAGCAGCGATCCGCAGATGATCAACAACATCCTCTACAACGCCGTGAACCTGCAGAAATTCTATGGGCAGGACAATGTGCGGATCGCCATCGTGGCTTTCGGCGCCGGAATGGAGGCGCTTTATGAGAAGACCACGCCGGTGAAGGACCGCATCACCAGCCTTCAACAGTATGATGTGGAGTTCGTGGCCTGCGGCAACACGCTGGAAACGACCGGCCACACGGAAGATGAGCTGATCGATGGCGTGACCCTGGTTACTGCTGGCATCGCGGAGATCGTGGAGCGGCAGTTGCGCGGCTGGATCTATGTCCGGCCGTAG
- the soxY gene encoding thiosulfate oxidation carrier protein SoxY, with protein sequence MNQLSTARTLGRRDVLRGAAAMAAAGTVVLTLRPAHATPEKTAEVMGKLIGGKTAKEGRVTLTMPQIAENGNTVPLTVSVESPMTEKDYVKAVHILADGNPEPAVATFGFTPQAGKAEISTRMRMAKTQNIWAVAEMSDGSAWMAKTEVKVTIGGCGG encoded by the coding sequence ATGAACCAGTTGAGCACAGCGCGAACGCTCGGGCGCCGGGACGTGCTGCGGGGAGCCGCAGCGATGGCCGCCGCCGGCACCGTCGTCCTGACGCTGCGCCCGGCCCATGCCACGCCGGAGAAGACGGCGGAGGTGATGGGCAAGTTGATCGGCGGCAAGACGGCCAAGGAAGGCCGGGTCACCCTGACCATGCCGCAGATCGCGGAGAACGGGAACACCGTGCCCCTGACCGTGTCGGTCGAAAGCCCGATGACGGAAAAGGACTATGTGAAGGCCGTGCACATCCTGGCCGACGGCAATCCGGAACCGGCGGTCGCCACCTTCGGCTTCACGCCCCAGGCCGGCAAGGCCGAAATTTCCACCCGCATGCGCATGGCCAAGACCCAGAACATCTGGGCCGTGGCGGAGATGAGCGACGGGTCCGCCTGGATGGCGAAGACCGAAGTCAAGGTCACCATCGGCGGCTGCGGCGGCTGA
- a CDS encoding 5'-nucleotidase C-terminal domain-containing protein, which produces MKGFEYRLIPVFADAIAPDPEMISLVRELRQPFEEQYARVLGAADGLLYRRGNFNGTWDDLICDALLAERDAEIALSPGFRWGSSLLPDTPITMEDVWNQTAITYPAAYRNEMSGQQIKDILEDVADNLFNPDPYYQQGGDMVRVGGMGYSIDISKPIGSRISGMTMLKTGQPVDASRNYVVAGWASVNEGTEGPAIWDLVAGHIQKQKIIQVRENQSVRIQGA; this is translated from the coding sequence GTGAAAGGGTTCGAGTACCGTCTGATTCCGGTCTTCGCGGATGCCATCGCGCCGGACCCGGAGATGATCTCCCTGGTCCGGGAGCTGCGCCAGCCCTTCGAGGAACAGTATGCCAGGGTGCTGGGCGCCGCCGACGGGCTGCTGTACCGCCGCGGCAACTTCAACGGCACCTGGGACGACCTGATCTGCGACGCCCTGTTGGCGGAGCGGGATGCGGAGATTGCGCTGTCGCCCGGCTTCCGCTGGGGCAGCTCCCTGCTGCCGGACACCCCCATCACCATGGAGGATGTCTGGAACCAGACCGCCATCACCTACCCCGCCGCCTACCGGAACGAGATGAGCGGTCAGCAGATCAAGGACATCCTGGAGGACGTGGCCGACAACCTGTTCAATCCCGACCCCTATTACCAGCAGGGCGGCGATATGGTGCGTGTCGGCGGGATGGGCTACAGCATCGACATCTCGAAGCCGATCGGCAGCCGGATTAGCGGCATGACCATGCTGAAGACGGGCCAGCCGGTGGATGCGTCCCGCAATTACGTTGTCGCCGGCTGGGCCAGCGTGAACGAGGGCACGGAAGGCCCCGCGATCTGGGATCTGGTCGCCGGGCACATCCAGAAGCAGAAAATCATCCAGGTCCGGGAAAACCAGTCCGTTCGCATCCAGGGCGCATAA
- the soxZ gene encoding thiosulfate oxidation carrier complex protein SoxZ, producing the protein MAKARIRLPSSAKKGEVIEIKTLVNHAMESGQRKDSAGNVIPRKILNKMTATFNGKEVLNATLHPGISANPYISFFTKVEESGTFEFTWTDDDGTVTKETADITVG; encoded by the coding sequence ATGGCAAAAGCACGCATTCGCCTGCCGTCCTCGGCCAAGAAGGGCGAGGTCATCGAGATCAAGACGCTGGTGAACCACGCCATGGAAAGCGGCCAGCGCAAGGACAGCGCCGGCAACGTGATCCCGCGCAAGATCCTCAACAAGATGACGGCCACCTTCAACGGGAAGGAAGTCCTGAACGCGACCCTCCATCCCGGCATCTCGGCCAATCCCTATATCTCCTTTTTCACCAAGGTGGAGGAGAGCGGGACATTCGAGTTCACCTGGACCGACGATGACGGCACCGTGACCAAGGAAACGGCCGACATCACCGTCGGCTGA